GTTCTGTTTAATAAGACGAGACGACGATGACTTtccgaagatggaataaggttctgcCTGCTTATCCCTAGTCACGGTGGCGCGTCTAGCATAGTCGGAGGGCATGTGAAGCTGTGTCTCCGAGGAATCTCACATGATTCAGTCGAGGGTTGTCTTTGGTGGCTCCGCTCGGATCCAATTTTCGTTCGTATTCGTCAGTGTGTCTTtaagttggatccttccgatctatgcaTGGCAGTCATTGTTTTGGTATGCTGGTCCTATGAAGCCTTAATACGATGACTTTTCGACTCTCTACTACAATAAATTTTGCCTGATTCCAGCGAGGAAGGGGTGATTGCGACGATGCGTCTTTGGCTTGTTtcaatgcttgtagtcgtcgttagATGATCTACGAATCAGATGTAATTTTTTATGTTCATTGTACTGTCATGACCTacgatgaatagatcgaaagttttttaAAAGGAAGGTCCATTGCAATCCTCTACGGCGGCCAAGCGAAGGAGGCAATGCATGCCAGCCAGGACTCTAGATGCAGCCTACAACGGCTCCCCGTGGCGAGAGAATACGATACCTCACATACTACCACAACTGTCTACTTGTGCACTGAACTCTAATCATGCTGCATTATACTCTTAATCATTCAGCATTAATCTACTCCTCCGCCGATCTTCAACAACACTACAGAGGAGCCCCCACACGAATCATCAAATTGCCCAGCTAGTAATAATCCCGCTAGAAAAGCCACAAGCTAATCAGCCAAAAAAGAGGCATCTTCTACAATCACGCAATTTCCGAGGGCGCACGCGCAAATCTCTCTGGAAATCCCGCACGAGACAGGTGCCGCTCAATGCCCCCATAATTAAAAGCGTCAGGTTTCATACTAGTCTAGTGCGACtgtgcgagagggagagagaggaggaatcCAGCCGTGCTTTCGGCGTCCCCAGCTCACACGCACGCAGAGACAAGAacactgctgctgccgctgccgctgcaccAACCGATCGCCATCGATCCAGGAAAGAAACAAAAGGAAAGCTCCACGATCGGGCCGGCGCTTTGTGCCGCAAGCCTTGTCCTTGCTTTCCGGCCAGAGCACCGGCCAGCAAGCAATCAAATCCCCATCACCACCACCCTCCGGCCTGATCGATCAAACCTGCTCTGCTCTGCTCCAAGAAAGAAACGGGAGGGGCGGCTCCAGGGGGGAGAGAAGGATCGCCGTCCCGCCGCCGACGCATGATGCATTCCGGCGCGGCGCTGTGAGCTCCTCCGGGGAGGGGGGAGATGGCCTAGCCGCCGGATGGGAGCGGCTGGATCTCCATTGGGTTGCAGCTGCAGTCGCCGACAGAGGAAAATCAGGGTAAGAACAAGACGGCTATCTCTCTTACAGTACTATTTGTTCTTGATTGATTGATGTTAGGTATCGGTCGTTGTGTGATCGTCTCTTTCTTGAGGCGCTGGCCTGCTGGTGATGTTCCTCGTGGCCTCCGCCGCTGCAGGATTGCCTTTCCCCTTTATTTTGCAGGTTTTTCGGGCCTGACAATGATCACCAGTACGACCTTTACGAACTGCAataattttcatcttttatttattttcttcgcTCCAAATTTTTTCTTCAAGGACAAATTCAGTCTCATGGACGGAATTCGATGGTTTCGTCTTTCATCTTTCGCTCGGTAAGATTTGGGAGGGATCTCAGTTTCTTGATGCAATCCCGTTCTCTGGTCATCGAAAGGATGGCTCTGTTTTCTTCTCTCCCTGGCCTCTGATCACTAATGTAATGGAGTATCCAAGCAATCAATGTGGCCTCTTTGTCGCTGGGGTTGGAATTCTTGTGCGCTTTGCGGGTCATCTGGGAGCTGGAGAGTGGTTGGGGCATCTTTTATTTGGGTGGTTGGGTTTTCTTGTCACTGCCCACCCTTCCTTTTCTCTATCATTCTTCTTTGATGCTCCATTCATTCCTGCCTCTGCAAGCAACCTCCCTTTCTCATTATTCCCTATATTTTTTTTTTGGTTCGCTATAGTTCAGTTGGATTTTTGAGCCGCTGGTGGTGTGAGCTAGAGTTTAATGATCTCCTGAATTTGTGGCGGAAAAAGCCTGCACATGGTATTGTTTTTTTTTTCTGCTTTCACTTTGGATAAATTTCCTCTCTGCTCTTCTTTCCTTGGCTGATGCTGCAGTTTATTCTCTACTGAGTTTGTGTTGCATGCTCTGCAGTTTTGTGATTGGCACCTGCGGGGCAATTGTTTTTGGAGATTTGTGCAGTTCTGCTGTTTCCAGTTCATCATTTACTATGTGCCGCTTTGTTCATCAACTCAACTCATATGTTCACTTCAAAGCTGCTTTAATAATCAAGAAACAAATTCATCACTAGGAGGATTAGCCGCTGCTATTGCCACCTTGTGGCGTTGCTGATCTTGAGCTTAAAATAGGAGCAGATAGTAACCTTTTCCCCAGTTCGTTGGTTATTTCTGCATGCTAAGGATATAACAATCTGAGGGTATTTGTTTTGCAGGTAACTGGCTGGTGTTAGATTGTGATTGGTTCTTGTTGCTGTCATTCTTCTCTGCCTGTGGGATCACAGAACATCctctgctgtttagtttgttgccGTAATGGCAACGACATCGCCGACCAATGCCAAGCGCAAGTACTCATGGTGGTGGGACAGTCATATCTGCCCAAAGAACTCCAAATGGCTTCAGGAGAATCTCGAAGGTAAAATATGTTAACTTGTTGAGCTGTTTGCGTTCATTTCCTTGGATGACCGGTTCCTTTGGATTCTAAAAACTGAGCATGCCTCAGATGCTGTTCTGGCATTAGAGTTGTAACCCTGATTCTGAAGTGAATAAGCAAACACACACAATAACTGAATTCGAAATTTCACTGGAAGTTCCTCTGAAATCAATTTGAGCAGAAATGTAGATGTTCGGAGGTGGTTCAAATAATGCTTGCTGAAGACTGAAGTTCATTGGATTATCCAAGTGAGCTTTATTGGTGATTTAAGCCCGTCGCATTAAAAATTGGAAATTCAGAAAAGATATGAGATGGCAATTTGTTATTTAAATATGACTTATGAAGCTTACAATTAAAATAATAATTTTATAGTCTGAATTTCGAAACCTGAAAATCTACACAATGTATACAGGATTTGACTAGGTACTGCTTTTAGGATTTGTGTTATTTTTTTTTTCAGGGGAGTATAGAAGCACTTCTCTGATTTATAGGAACTGTGCCTTGATCTAGTGTGTTTATTGCCATTGCTGTTATGTGGTCCCAAGGATGTAAATCTGAGAAAAAGGTTTCAATGATGAATTGCAAATTTCTTGTGGAAAGACTTGCATTATAATAGTACGCGTGCGTGAAAGTCATTAGAGTACTGTCGTAGCACATGGGCAACTTCAATGCTGCAAAATAGCAAGTTAGCAATAACATGTTCTTCTGTAGGCACCGACGTCTTGGTTTAGTTGGCCACTGTAATGAATAACGAAATTTATGATATCACTTATTTCATGTTCGTTAATTAAGTTTAGACTGAAAATTTACTGGATTAATTTACCAGACCAGTACACACCATAGTAGAATATATGAGCTTAATCAGCAGATTAGCTGTGCAGTACATTGATGTACTATTCGTTTATTATTAGGTTTGGCAGATAGTTAGCTGAAAATTCAGATTATAAAAGCTACTACTCTAAAATCTTGTGGTTATTGCTTAACAAGTTTCAAAAGTGAGCAATCAGTCCTGGGTCGTCACTCAGTCATGATCATGTTAATCTGAAAGAGTCATGTTAAAACTCTGCAAGATCTGTCAATCATGATCTGTTGATTTACACACATTTATTTGTTGTACATTTAATTCAACAAAATCAAGACCAACATGTTTCTTGATTCATGTTAAGACTGCAAGATCTGTCAGTCATGAATTAAAATTTATGCCTGAGTCATGTTAAGGCTAAAATGTGTGTATAAACTCTGAAGATGTCAAACCAACAGATCATGATTGACAGATCTTGCAGAATGCAGAGTCTTAGCATGACCATGACTCTGTCAGATAATGAAGTCTATATATGATAGCTAGCTGAATTTTTGGTTGTACAGATTAAAAAGGTTCTGTTGTATTTCCACATGTACACACATAATTGCTCTTAACTTAAGAATGCATTTTTTTAATATTCAATAATAAAGAGAGCATTAGTACTTGGGAGACAAAAATCTTCTGTATTCTTTTAGGCCCTAGTAGACATGTGATGTAATATGATAATCATATGGATTATCTTTAATTGGGGGAATACCATAGATTCTCCACTGACTCCATTCCATGATTAAGATGCTACTACCTCTGTACCGAAATACTTGTAGCTGGGGAAACGTACGAGTTCCCCCAACTACAAGTATTttggtacagagggagtacttcataAGCAGCCAAGGGAATGCTAATCTATGCTGCATGTTTAAAAAGATAACTATCTAATGATGAAAGTGTAAATGAATGAATATTGTGAACAATGTAGGGTTCGGGTTATCGTTCTCCTTGTATTTGGATGATGCTTCAGTTTTTTTTTGAGAAGTTCGTTGAAGTTTGTACAGGGCTCATATCTGTTAATTCGTGATTACACAGACATGGATAGCAAAATTAAGCTGATGATCAAAATCATTGAAGAAGATGCGGAGTCTTTTGCAAAAAAGGCGGAAATGTACTACCGAAGGCGACCTGAGTTAatggccttgcttgaggagttgtaccGTGCATACCGAGCTCTAGCTGAAAGATATGATCATGCAGCCGGGGACCTCCGACAGGCCCATAGAAAAATAGCAGAAGCATTCCCTGATCAGGTTCTTATGGACCCAGATGATGATCTGCCAGCTGAATCTGCAACAACTGAAACTGACCAGGACAATGCAGAAATGGCTCGATATTTCCTCTCTTTCATGAATGCTGGTGATCCAAAAATGCATGGTAAAGGTAAGACTTTTTTAGGGCAAAATTGCAAAACACATACGGATGCGCACGCATTGAGAATAAGCTTTGACAAGTAAAATGTTTTCTTGCAGATGACCAAGATTACGAGAAGCTGCAGAATGAACTAGCAAGCCTGACACAGGAAAACCAAGATCTGAAGAAGAGGATCACATCAGTGTTAGAACAGAGCAACTGTGCAGAGTCCGAGGTTCTTTGTCTCAAGGAGGCTCTTGCGCAGCAAGAGGCAGATAAGGAAACTGCAGTTCTGCAATGCCAACAATCCTCTGCTAGATTACAGAACCTCCGATCTGAGATATTGCATACCCAGGAACAGTTCAACAGACTGAAAGAGGAGATGCAAACTGGGTTGCTGCCTTCAAGCGCAGCGGACGACGAGCGTTTCCTTGTGCTCGAAAGAGATAACCAAAACTTGCAGTTGGAAGTAGAGAGGCTGAAACATTTGCTGAAACAGAAGCATGATGAGCTAAATGAGAAGCAAGATGAGCTGGAAAAGCTTAACATCTCCACAGAAGAGGAGCATCTCAAGTGCATGCAAGCAGAAATGGTGAGCCTCTCTTTGGAGAAGAAGCTGTTAATAGCACATGACAAACTGAGGCATTTGGCTCTTGAGAAGCAGAGAGAAGAGAGCAAAGTGAAGGACATTGAAACAGGCAAGATTGTGCTTCAGAAAGAACTGGACAGTATTCTAGAAGAGAGCAAAAGGCTGACTCTTGAGAAGCAGAGAGAAGAAAGCAAAGTGAAGGACATTGAAACAAGCAAGATTGTGCTTCAGAACGAATTGGACAGTATTCTAGAAGAAAACAAGAAGCTGACTAGCCAATGTCACTCTTCTTCAGCAGTGATAATTCGTCTGCAGGATGAGATCATTTCCATGAAGAATGCGCAACAAAAACTTGAAGAACAGATTTGTAAACATGTGGATGAAAAGAAGACACTTCAATATGAGCTTTCGCACCTGAAGGAGGATAGGAGTGAACTGGAGAGGAAACACTTCTCGATCAAGGAACAGATACAGTCGGTGAACGTAAATGTAGAATCACTTCAAGCTCTTGCACATGAATTAAGGGATGGCAATGTTGAGCTGAAAGACATCATCAAGAACCATGAGAGAACAGAAGTTCTTCATGCCGAAAACCTGAGGCAGTTGGAGAGGATGTCTGAGAAGAGTGAACATTTGGAGAGGTCCTTGGCAGCTTCAACTACTGAGCTTGAAGGGTTGAGAGAGAAGAAGGCGGCATTGGAAGAATCATGCAAGGAACTCAATTCCAAGATATGCATTCATCTGTCCGAGCGAGCTGCGCTTGTTGCGCAGCTTGAGGCAATTTCTCAGACCATGGAGGTGCTGCTCGAGAAGAACGTTGTTCTGGATAATTCATTATCTGATGCCAATGCTGAACTCGAGGACTTGAGGAGGAAGTTGAAAGAGCTGGAAAAATCTTCAGAGGCAGTCAACAGTCAGAATTCAGTTCTTCAATCTGAGAAGACAACTCTTGTTTTCCAGGTATGCTATGTGAATAACCTTATTATTTTCCACCAGATATCATAAAATTACATTTGATTGGCTGTCTTGATTATGTACTCACCTTAATTATTGTTCCAGGTTGATAGCATCAGCAATACTCTTGTGAGTTTAGAAGCACAATACACAGAGCTAGAAAGACGACACTCAGCTCTACAACAGGAGAAAGGCTCGGTGCTTGATGAAGTGATCAAGCTACAAGAGCAGATAAGGCTCGAGAGGAAAGAACACAAAGATCTTGCACTTTCAGCAAGCAAGACTCTGTTTGATCTACAGAACAAAATTGACCTATTGCTAGAGGAAGGCAGGAATAGAGAGGAGCAGCTTCAAGAGGAGGAGATgaagattatcaaagctcagaCAGAGATCTTTATCTTAAAAGAGAGTTTGCGCGACATGTCTGAAGCGAATTCGGACTACTCGGCAAAACTGCAGAAGAAGGAAGAAGCATGCAAGGTTCATGAGGAGAAATTGGGCTGCTTGTCACAGGATAATCAGAAGCTAACTGAAGGGATCGGTTCATTACGGAAAGTATTGCACTTGGATGAGAAGTACGAGTCCCTGGACCAAATGAAGCTTGACATCATTTTGCAGCTCATGTTGCATGAGGTCAACTGCTTAAGGAGTACAATATCTGATGCCCAGGATGCGAGACAGAAAGAGCTTGTTGAGAAGTCTCTTGTTGTCATACTTCTGGAGCACTTTCGGCAGGAGGTAACCGACCTGCGGTCGGAGCGCAACATCCTCAAGCAAGACCAGCAAGCAAAGAGCGAGGAGTTGCTCCTGCTGCAGGCAGAAAGGCAGGAGCTTGCGGAGATCAGCGATGAGTTCTGGGAAGAGATGGAGTCTCGTAACCAGAGAGTTGATGACTTGAGGGCCGAGGCAAAGTTCTTGGTTGGTCAGTTGTCAGAGCTTCAAGATTCTCGGAGGTCACTGCAGAGTGAGATTATAAAGCTGATTCAACAAAACTCCTTGCTGGCAAATGAACTACATGACTCCAGGGAGAAAGAGATGGGCTTTGAAGATGATTTCAGCATTCTCATGAGTGAAGCCGTCAGCAAAGATATCCTTCTTGTGATATTTAGAAGCCTTCATGAAGACAGGTCCCTGGAGTTGAAGTCTTTGCATGATGATTTTGTGTGTCTCCAAGCCGTAGGAAGTGAGCTTTGTAAGGACATCAGGATGATGAACAAGAAGCTTGGTGATTTTGAATTCCTTGATAACCACCTCGGCAAAGATACAACCATGAGCATTTGTGACCGGTCTAGTGAAGAAAATAATCACAAAGAAGTTGATGACGCTGGCCTTCAAGAATCAAATGAAATGCTACTGGAGGAGATACTCAAGTTACATGGAAATGTGGAAATGCTTATGAGCAAGGAGAAGGCTTCGGTCGATATCAGATCCTGCAATGAAGAGATCACAAAATTGGTATCCCACATGCACATGGCCATCATGAATGCAGCTCTGTTCAAGGAGAAGATCGTCGAGCTCATCGTAACATGTGAGAGTTATGAGATAAGTGCCATGGTGCAGAAGGAGGTGCTCAAGGAAGATATCACCCGAAGGAATTCGTATGTGGACGAGCTGAAAGACAAGCTAAATGCTATAGAGATTGAGAACAGAAGACTGAAGGTCGATCTGAATGGTGACGTCACGATGTTAGGATCATTGCAGAGCGAAGTCAGTGCCCTGGAGAAACAAACCGTGTCCCTTGCTAATGATTTCTTGCAATCAAATAAGCTCAAAGTGGAGGTACACATTCCCTTTTCCATGTATTTTTGGCGATTACAAACAAGACACTTGCGTGCACGCGTGCGCACACAAAAATTCAGCAGTCGGTTCCAACTATTTAGTATTTTAAAATGCCATCTATTTAGTAATATAGGATTATTTCGTCTTCTAACAATTTATTTAGTAGTGCCTTAGTAGAAACAATTAAATATTTTCTCCTTAATCTTCTGTTGAAGAGATATTAAAGTCCTTACTTCTTACAATTACTCTGTTATTGGAGGATCTAACTACTAATGATAAGCATGGGAAATCTCGTAGGCTTTCCCTCAAAACGATATATATTTCCCTAAGAATAAA
This window of the Triticum aestivum cultivar Chinese Spring chromosome 5D, IWGSC CS RefSeq v2.1, whole genome shotgun sequence genome carries:
- the LOC123122745 gene encoding protein NETWORKED 1B, translated to MATTSPTNAKRKYSWWWDSHICPKNSKWLQENLEDMDSKIKLMIKIIEEDAESFAKKAEMYYRRRPELMALLEELYRAYRALAERYDHAAGDLRQAHRKIAEAFPDQVLMDPDDDLPAESATTETDQDNAEMARYFLSFMNAGDPKMHGKDDQDYEKLQNELASLTQENQDLKKRITSVLEQSNCAESEVLCLKEALAQQEADKETAVLQCQQSSARLQNLRSEILHTQEQFNRLKEEMQTGLLPSSAADDERFLVLERDNQNLQLEVERLKHLLKQKHDELNEKQDELEKLNISTEEEHLKCMQAEMVSLSLEKKLLIAHDKLRHLALEKQREESKVKDIETGKIVLQKELDSILEESKRLTLEKQREESKVKDIETSKIVLQNELDSILEENKKLTSQCHSSSAVIIRLQDEIISMKNAQQKLEEQICKHVDEKKTLQYELSHLKEDRSELERKHFSIKEQIQSVNVNVESLQALAHELRDGNVELKDIIKNHERTEVLHAENLRQLERMSEKSEHLERSLAASTTELEGLREKKAALEESCKELNSKICIHLSERAALVAQLEAISQTMEVLLEKNVVLDNSLSDANAELEDLRRKLKELEKSSEAVNSQNSVLQSEKTTLVFQVDSISNTLVSLEAQYTELERRHSALQQEKGSVLDEVIKLQEQIRLERKEHKDLALSASKTLFDLQNKIDLLLEEGRNREEQLQEEEMKIIKAQTEIFILKESLRDMSEANSDYSAKLQKKEEACKVHEEKLGCLSQDNQKLTEGIGSLRKVLHLDEKYESLDQMKLDIILQLMLHEVNCLRSTISDAQDARQKELVEKSLVVILLEHFRQEVTDLRSERNILKQDQQAKSEELLLLQAERQELAEISDEFWEEMESRNQRVDDLRAEAKFLVGQLSELQDSRRSLQSEIIKLIQQNSLLANELHDSREKEMGFEDDFSILMSEAVSKDILLVIFRSLHEDRSLELKSLHDDFVCLQAVGSELCKDIRMMNKKLGDFEFLDNHLGKDTTMSICDRSSEENNHKEVDDAGLQESNEMLLEEILKLHGNVEMLMSKEKASVDIRSCNEEITKLVSHMHMAIMNAALFKEKIVELIVTCESYEISAMVQKEVLKEDITRRNSYVDELKDKLNAIEIENRRLKVDLNGDVTMLGSLQSEVSALEKQTVSLANDFLQSNKLKVEENASSPQPLETIVGSSDQNANETVKDMELQKLRGTIKRLQNVVADASVLLEQERLGFNANLQEARKQIEALKLKEILDDDLVEMNYEQMLKDIQLDLIQPSSGCRTEALGQQKKIAAQADHKVHDLAGPSNSHARDDLGPPQSESFDSGSSRQSPAELVVVKELSIVNQELPRSITTEPHQEWKNKVIQRLSSDGKRLSTLQSSIQELKTNTEASEELELENVRYQIREAESTIIELIDTNSKLAKKAEEFTSADGLDGDNVDLRSRHQRKILERARKMSEKIGRLEVEMQKVQQALVKYEEEQTSSATSKTVVQRSKVQLVDYLYGRRRESRKPRCSPCGCMRAKTIDD